In Orcinus orca chromosome 15, mOrcOrc1.1, whole genome shotgun sequence, the DNA window ACATTTAACCAGTGCATTCGTTAAAGTAGCTGAGGACAGCGGGCCCTTAAGTTGACTCTGAAGAAGTGAGACTTTTCTCATGGCACAAATCAAAGTCTACTTGTTCTACATGATCTGGTTGGGAGGAGTTCATGAATCAAATCCCTCCTGAACAGGTAAGTTGTCTTAATACCTGAGAGTATTTCATGACAAGGAATGAAGTCAGCCACTCTGATTCAGTGTAAAACAATAGTACTGAGACAGATGAAATTCCATGAAAACATCCACAAGGACAGGGGACTGTGGTCTTGTGACATTAGGAAGAAGCAGCAGGAAGCTCTTGAGTCTATTGATAAAATCTTTAGCTGCAGGCTTTGGAGATTTCAAGTCAGTCTACATTTCCAGCAAAAGGTAGATGATATGCAATTTGAGATGCCCACCAAGTAAGCTATCATGACCTGGTCAAAAGGCCTACCTCCACACATCATTAACATCAACAGCTGATGGTACCAGACATCAAAACACCCATCTTAAAATCTCTCTTGGCTGGAAGAAAATTTTCGAAATGGTCACATTTTAAATCACACAGATGAGAAAGGATGTTCAGAGATTGTCCCTTGTGGATCAGGTATTACATGTAGTTAGAGCTGAGTATTCTTAATTTTGGAGGCTAGGCAGATATGCCAGTGACTGAGGAATTGTTTTAGCGATTTTTCAAAGGTTATTAGCTCATTTATCCTGGAAAGAGCAGTTAAACTGAATAAAAACCAAGAAGTAGTGTAACTGCCACTGGCTGAGTGATAGTGACATAGTCTGAGAAGATGAATAATAACCAGGTACCCTTTTAGGTAATGTTGCCAGTCTTTGAATTCTGCTTTCAGTTTATAGTTATCCCTTGCACATGAAGTAGAGTACCATGGCTGAGGATGGGCGGTCCAATGTACAGTTGCTCTAATATGGCCTCAATGAGACATCAACTTCAGCATCAGCTTCAATACCTGGCGATTCATGTATCCCAAGGAGGATCAAGACTTCAAGGTCATGTATTTCAAGTACCACTAGAGCATCTGGTGTTTGTGAAAGAAGCTGGGTAAGGGGGTTTGTCAGTGTAGAGTATGTATGAATTGCTCTCTGGCTATATCAAATCCAGGAATCACTAGTCCATCTGTAGGTAGAAGGCTATTACTCTAGGTCCATTTGATACCACTTTCGGCCCATATGACTACTCTGGGGGGCAAAGATATGCCCATCTTCTTGTACTTTTCTGAGTTTGCCCACGGTAGTATTCCTAAGAATGTTCAGCATCAACTGAACATGGATGGTGTTGGGTAGAGGTACAGAACAGAATGCCATTCAGGTTGAACATACTGTTGTCtagggcagtggttttcaaactgtgttctgAAGAATTCTAGTTGTTGTAAAGAAGTCTCCTTAGGTGTCACCATGGTGGTAAAGTAAGATGCTTGTGGCAGGTTTCAGGCCCCCCACTTCTGCTTCCTCCAGAGCAGCTTCACTTTTACTCTGGGCTTCCATAAAGTTTTCATTCAAAGGGCTTCATGGCCACAAAGCCTTTGGAAAACCAATGATCTAAGAATAAGTTGTTCACAAAATGCTGAAATACAAAAAATAGGTCACAGAAACCAGAAACTGTGTGAGCAAAGCCTGTGGTAAGCCAAGGTGTTTTCCTATTTATTCTTTCCCTAATGTGGGCCACATTACAAAATGAAGTTAACATTCAAGTCTGCTACAAATTCAGATTGCCTGAAATTGGGCTTGTAAGTGACTATCAGAGAACAAGGCTATTGGTTTTAAGTGACAATAGTGCTGGGGGTTTTGCAGTCAGCATACAGCTGCAAAATGCATTCATTTCTTTGttaatattatttcaaaaattccCTGGCTGGATGACTTCTCTTCAAGTATTAATAAGATCTCAGTGGGCCACACTCAAATCCTAAGAAAATATCTCCttctcacccctcctcccccttttctctattctcctcctcccttcccttcccagtcTCCTCACCCACCTGAGATGCAATTCCCTTAAACTAGATTTACAGCACAATTCTAAGGACAGAAAAGTATATTGCTAAATGTCATGGAATTCATCTAATTTTGTGGCAGAATTAACTCCCTCATCCCCATCCCATGTATCCCCACAAATCTTCTAGAGGTTTCTTTGACAGAAAATAAAGGTAACTGTCAAGATGTGGGGCTCTCAGATGAGGAAGACATACTAATTCAAGTAGTTATTGACAAGGCATAAAAAGGGGGGGGTTTCAAAGATGCTGTTTATTCCTGGGTCTCCAGGGTAATCTGTTGGCAATCAGGAAGCACTGGCTATACTGCTTTAGAGCAGTTTTCCCATTCCACTAAAAGGAATGCTGCAAAAATAACTTTCTGTGCTTGATTAAACTTAGGACACACTGGACCAAACAGCTAAATGAGGCTCTTTACAGCAAGCCTTCTGAGATCCTTTAATACACTACACTGCATTATGAATCAGGGAAGGGGACACATTTACAGTATTTTACCACCTTACTGGACTACAGAAGCtctatgatatatattatatgtgtatatcaaatatatacatacacacacacatatatatgaacagTACTGTTCTAAAAAAATTGATGGCTCATTCTATGTAAATATTAGTTTGGGGATAGAGGACCACAGGTAGATCTTGGTGTCCAGGAATATtagtaagaattaaaaaaaaaaaaaaaagacatgatatGAACAGGGATCTCCAATCAACTAGGCCATCTTTGGGAAGACCATGAAGATGGATGAAAGATCTAAAAGCACCTCTGTGTTTCATAATGGGTAATCTTGCTgtcaaataaacattttctttgttgACTGGACAGTCTACCACCATGGAAACAGTCTACTCCTAAACGTCAGAGATGCTGCATTGGAATTCTGGTCTAGGTACAGCTATCACAAGATTACATGTATGACATCCTGACTGATTGAGGGCACCAGATCAGGAAGTTGGAAACTTTTCTGGGGTTCCCACTCTCCAGTTATTTTAACACTGGGTAAAACAGAGGCTAAGTTAATTCCAAGGAGAGAACTGGACTAGGAGTCAGAAGGCCTGGCCTCTACCACTTTGTAGCTGTGTCACCTTGGATaaccttttaaatttccatttcctcatttgcaaaaaggGATTATAATTTGTGTTATTTGATAATTGAGATTAATGCATGTAAAAGTGCTTTGAAACTGTAAAGTGCTATATAAACATAAGGGATTACCATATAGGTTCTACCTGGATGTATCAAGAGGCCTTTTCTGGAATCTGATTGGAGCTTTGTGAGATGCTGTTAGGTAAAGGGATTCCTTGGTAGAATTTCTTACATTTGTGTGAAAAGTTCTGGTTCCTGAGTAATCCCAAAGAAgatgctgtgagttcactgtgccTTTGTTTTAATCCCAATGGGTCAGAATATCTGCTTGCTCATTCAGTAGGTTACTACAGATTTGACATGGAAAAAGAATGGGGTCCAGATTAGATACTTCCTGAATTTCAATCATTTAAGATAGTGGGGCATGGTCCAATGTGGTTCTCAAAAAGATGTTGCCATTCTTCAGACAGTGCTGATAACTAAAAATCCCCTGGTCCAAATTTATTATGTGTCTCTGAAGGCTTTAACTGAAGAAACGAAATGCACACTCATGGAACAAACAGCCTTTGTTGTGATAAAATAGCTTCAGCTATTTGGCTTGAGGAGTTTGACTTCACTACAAAGGGCTGTGTTGAATCTCGGTAGAACAGGACAGGAGTGGAGGTGAAGGCCACATCATGATGATTTGCTGGATGCCTCCTGGGTCACGGTGGTCCACTGGAATGATGTCTTCTTCAGTAGTAAGGTGGTAGAATCACCATGGGCAAAAATCCAGGTACCAGATCTGTAGGCTGATGGAATAGCACAAAGGTGGTCAGACGGTCCAGGTGAACACTCGGCAACCAGGAGGCACAGGactggaggggagagggacaaaACATATAAGATAACAAATGCTTGGAATTACAAAGAAAGGACTCTAACACTGGGGTGGGGCTGCTGTCAGCACATCAGCTGCTTGACGGATACTAATTCTTGACAAGCATGGCTTAGAAGCTGACAGATgataaatgggggaaaaaagccttATGATTAACGATCAGTGATGATAAGAACAGAAAGAGTTCTCTGGTAAAGACTGTTTCCTGACTCTTGAGGACAAACTGTCTTGGGAAGCAGCAAATAGGAACTGCCCCAAGTCTCATACTTTGGGGTAGTAATTTGATTGTATTCAGGTTGCTGGGCAGTGGTTGGTGGAGAAAGAAGTGGCTCCAAAGGTGGTATGAGAACtggatttaattttatataccaacaccaaagcaaagcaaaggagatactgttgttcttcttttccaatgccTTTCACAAATTGTCTTATGGTCTTGTATTCGTAAAAGCTATCCTTAATTACATTTTCATAAGATTCCATCTTGAGTGCAAGAGAATAAGGTACGCAGGGAATAAGGCCCTGGCACTTGCACCCCTCTGTAATACCCTATGCAGCAGAGCAGTTTCTCTTTATATTTGAGGGCTccctaagtctttttttttttttttgcggtacgcaggcctctcactgttgtggcctctcccattgtgaagcacaggctctggacatgcaggctcagcggccatggctcacaggcccagctgctccgtggcatgtgggatcttcctggactggggcacgaacccatgtcccctgcattggcaggcggactcccaaccaccgtgccaccagggaagcccctccctaagtctttttaaagttagaattaaaaaataataaagtatgaaataaaggaagagaCATGGCCCAAAACTAGTGACTTTTTCCCTAATCAGGAGTAATTAGGTTATCACACAGCAactaagcaaacatttattgagtgcttattctgAGATCGCCTGTTCTCTAAATTCCTTCTTTTTACTAATGCTTCATCATATGTGGTAATGTCTGGGCAAAGATTCCCAAGACAAAGCCCTTGCTTTCACGGGGCTTGCTATCTGGAGAGAGCTAATGCATGCAAGAAAGGACTTTATAAGCTACTTGTATACAAATATAGATAAAAGATATATAACAGCacattataaaacttaaaaaagatcATTTCTGCCTAAAGTTAGGAAATTCATAAAGGAAAGAGCATCTGAGTTGGATATTGAATAAATGGCAGTTTTGACaggtgaagaagcagaggaaggcATTCCAGGGTAGAGAAGAGAGCACAAACAAAAGTGCAGAGATGGTAAAGAATAAGGCATTTTGGAAAATGGCAAGTACCGTAGTTCACTGTGGGTGGAGCATCGCCAGAGTTTGCACTGAGAGTGTGGCGAAAATTCAGGTCTCCGAATTCCCAGTAATAGCGCTGGTGGCAGTGTTTGCTCAGTCATTGTCTCTTTTCTCTAAGCGAGGAAAACAGTCcccaaattcaaaaataaaaaaatccagcTCCCAAGTTCCTGTCACATCTTGATAATCTCTTCCAGGTCCCAGATCCAGTTCTTGAAAATCTGGAAATCTGGAGTCCACGCCGTGACTACACCGAAGGACATCTGTTCCAGCGAGAGCAGAACGCTGTAGTGAAACACTTTCAACCTCCTATCCTGGACAGCTCATGTTTTGTCACAGAATTTCAAGCTTTGAGTTCcagttgtttttttcctcctttctcctgagGAAAGCATCTTATCACCACAGTCTTAAGATTCTTTTGAGGTACATCCAGATTTAATTACAAAAGAGCTAAAAGACCAACACATCTTTCTCCAAAACAGTCACTCCTCTGGAATTGAGATCCTTTGTCTCTGCCCTCTAGGTAAAGGtaatagtcaattgattttttccCCAGATGTTTGTATTAAATAGCAGAACCGGCTAACACCTAACAAACAAAACACTTAAGTGGGTTTGTGTTTGCTTGCTTAGAACTGTACCACTGGTAAGCACCACTCCACAAattgaaaatgtttgaaatccAAGTGTTCAAACATTTCTATAGTGTTTGCTGGATAATGGCCTGGAATTTGATAAAAGCAGCTGACAATTAACAAAGAAGCAAAAACTGGCATTTTGGCCATCTTAGTAACACACTTGCAAGCAAAGAGAATACAAAGCAGGCCGGaagcgggggggggcggggggaaggtaGGTTTGAAACACTTGCAATCTACTGATTTTGAGGTTCAGCAGACGTTCTAACAAAACTTTTCAGATAATGTTAACCTTCAATTAATAAAGACAAACCCCCAAACATCTTCAGGAATTCCATGCCTGGTTCAGTTTGTTCCAGTCAGCCAGCTTGCTAAAAATCCACCTGCACCATTAATTAGCTGGACTTGGCAgcaccatttaaaaataagcctGCTCACTACCAACCACACAaactaagaatataaaataggagCAAGTAACGGATGGCAGCCATGGTCATGGAAAATggtcaatgaaacagaaaggTAGTCAGgcaccagaaaataaaaagttgggcCAAAGATTAAACAGGCTTCTTGATACTAGAGAACACATCCACTCCTACTTTTAGCTGCTTTATATTGGGTGCCACTGTACCATATGCGTCAGCCACCTTTCAGGCAACCCATGgtgaaaagactcagaatagaAGCCAAGCAGTGGAGTGTTGTAACCCCGAATACCCACTATGCATAGAACAGCTCACATATCCCAGGGATTCAACAGGGGCTTCAAATTGGTTGTGACGGGTCCCGAATGAcatctaggcctcagtttcctccttgtgGCAAGTGAATTGTGGTTCTTAACTCTTCTGGGTCACAGCCCCCTCTGAAAACTTGCCGCCGATGGATCCTCATTCCCCTAAAATGCATATTCCCACTAATTTTTGCACACGATTTCAGGGAATTTGGGAATATCCAACTCCAATCCAAGGTTCCCAGGTTCAATATCCAAGGATTGGACAATTGCTAAGTTTTCTTAcaactcaaaacaaacaaacaaaaaagccaaccATTACGAACAATAATCATCCCTTACATTCACCGAcgctttatagtttacaaagcgCTTTCAACCCCACAAACGTtgatagaggaggaaactgaggcgcagacAAATTAccaagtgacttgcctaaggtcactcgGCCAGCTGGTGGCTAGGCCCGGAAGCAAACCCAGCTCTTCCGACTCCGGAGCTTGTCTCTCCACCCCGGAGCTGCCGCCAGAGCTCCCGCCCCTCACTAAGGCGGCATAAGGAGAAAAAGGCAAAGTAGGAAGCCCACCACCAACCATCCCCCGGCCCCCTCCTGCCCGCCCAACTGGGTCCTTGCAGGCCCCGAAGGGTGGCGCCAGGCCTCCAGGCCGGCCCCGGCCACCCCAGCTTCCCCGGCCGCGCCAAATCCCGCCGCCTCCCCGGGAGCGGGGCGGAGCAGCTGCCCGCCACCGCCGACCACCCGGACGACTCCTCGTCGAATCGCAAACGCATAGGCCGCCGCCCGAGTTCTGCGTACAAGAAGAAAGACGCGGCGCGAGCGCCAACGGCCACCGGGCGCGCGCCGCGGCGGCCGGGCCTGCGCCCCAAGAGCTGGATGCCAGAGCAGGAGAAAGAGCCGCCAACCGATCGCTCGATCGACCGCGCGCCCGCTCCTTCGCCCTACCAGACCGGGAAGGGGGGGAGGGCGCGCCAGGGCTTCTTCGAGTTAGGGGCCTGACTCCCCGGCGACGAGACAAGATGGCTCCTCCGGTCCGCGCCGCAGCTGCCGTCCCGGCTGCGTCGCTCGGCCCGCCCCCGGTACTGTTTCTTTAAATGGCGGAGAGGGTCAAGAAAGCAGGAAGAGAGGCGCGCGCACTCACGTGACAGGGGAGTGCCCGGCTAACAAAATCCGGTCACGTGGAGACACGCTACCCACCAATCAGGAGGCTTCGCATCAGGgcgggggcgggaggaggggcgGCTCTGTGATTGGCCGAGTGCGCCGCGGAGGCCTCGGGGGCTTGGGGCGTCGGGGAGTGCGCGAGGCGGCCCGGGTTGTGTGCACTGGCGGAGACAAAGCGGTGGCTGAGGTGGCAGaggcggcagcggcagcggcggcggagCAGCCCTAAACGCCGAAGTTCGTGGTGCTGAGTCCAATCACCATCTCATCCAAAGCGGCGCGCGGGCGGCTGGTttcgcggcggcggcagcggcggaggcggaggcggcggcAGCACATGGTTCCAAGAGCGCGCTGCGGTTGTTGGGTTCCAATTCCGTGGGGAGGGACAAAGGCAGCTGTGAGCGCCGGGCAACGCCCGGTCGGGTGGTGCGCTCGCCACTGTCCTCGATCCGGGCCTTGAAAGCTGGGACTAACTCCTCTGTGAGGAGGAGACCACGGGACCGAGGCCCAGTCAGGGCCTTAGAGGCTGAGGCCGGTGTctgagggaagtgggggaggggcgcgGCCCGCCTGAGTTAATTTGGGCGGGTCAATTCTGTGGCTACTTAGTGGGTCATTGTGAGGTAATTTGACCCACTACCCTGACGAAATTGGGGCACACAGCAAGCTAGGTTTGGTCCGGGCTTTGAAAACAGAAATCGGTCTTCAGCGCTTAGGAGATCTTTCAGTTAGGAGGTGGTGAAGCCGGAACTAACGCCATATGCACTTCATCAACATCGTGGTCACCAGTCTGGGGCTAATTTAAGGATCCTGGGATCATTGATGGCGAAGACATGGGTGGTTGTCCAGTTTTATGACTGAAGTTGCTAAATTTCCGGAttggtaaatttcctcacaggaAATTtagaggaacaacaacaaaaaggctcGAAGAACATGAAGATGGAGCAGTAATTGAAACACCAACTCCAGTATAATCTACTCAAGGACCAACCACATTCCACTCCGTGAACTGTCGCAAATTAACGCTGAAGCTCCTTAAGACTACACGTTTATGACGTAGTTCCAAGATATTACATCATAGTcattgagaagattaaaaaaaatgtaaaggagaaATCGATTTTTGTTTTAGACATCTTTTTGAATAATCTTGGTTAAATACTAGGTAACCTTGTTTAACTAAGGAGCACAGATTTACCAAACCTTTACTGGAAGGAATCCTGAAAAATCTGTTCCATTGTAAGCTTATAGTTCCCAGTTAGTGGGTAAAGAACTGGAGACCTCATTGCACTCATGGCTTTCACAAATTACAGCAGTCTGAATCGAGCTCAGCTAACGTTTGACTATCTACACACAAATTCGTAAGTATCCTATAGGTGCCACTGAGATCACTGATAACTCGTTGCTTGATATTAATATGGAAATCCTTTTCCcagaaaattttgcatttttactttttgggATGTGTCACTGGATGAGTCTTGAACTCTATGGAAGAACTGAGATCAGTGAAATGTTTGTTGCTAATCCAGAAGAATATGATCTTCCTTTATTGGATCAAAATTTATTTGATCAAATGCAAGCTAGCTCCTTGAAGTCAGTATATTGAGTTGTTTCATTCAAGTGTTTGATAGGAATCCAACAAGTACTGTTCTTTGGATCGCCAAAAGTTGGACTATTCTAGTATCAACTCCTTCTTCTCTTTGGTGACAACAGCCAAAACAGTTGGCTTCTAACAAGTCTTTTCTttctaagaaggaaaaaagaaaaaaaaaaggaatgaagacgtTTAAATGGCAACTTGTgagaagaatttttttccccagaaaacagttggttttatttttctgggaaatTCATCCTCATCCACTGTAGTTTTTTATGCTAAGCAGgaagtgatcacttggttaaacCCGTGATTTAAATAGCCTTTCCCCAAAATGTATGCAAATCATTGGACACATACTGTGTTCATAGTTCTTGAGTTTGTGAGGAGATTACCATCACTCCACATTGGTCTGGAATGTTTTAGGGTTAATCCTTATGCCCACTCTTTTGGAAGTGATGCAGTGGGGGTATAACTATTTAGTCCTTTAGTACATTCATTTGGCACTTTTGAGATGAAGgtaagtattttctcattttggtaCCTGGAGAGGTGGCGAGCAGCTAAATGAATGGCCCAGAGTTCAGAAGAACCACCTTCAGGGTTGAGAACATAGACTTCAGTTATCTAGTAATAGTACAATAACTTAGCCTTTTACGGGAAAGAACCACATATTTGTGATAacgtctgtaattttttttttttaatccaaaatatgTTTATTGGGATGGTTTTCCATTCATCTTGATTCTGGGGGCTTTTAGTGCCGCTTCCGTCTGAAGGAGCATTCTTCCGTAAGCCTTGCTTTTCCTCCTGTAGGCTGACAGAGGACAGTAGAGTCGCCAACACACAAAACTACTGTTTGTGCATGGCTAAAGATGGTGGTGATTTTATAGCATCCTGGGCATTTCACGTCCATGAAATAGGAATTGAGGCTCTGCACCAGGTgctttgtcttgtgtttcctcttTTCTGGAGAGGGATGAAGGAGATCCTTTGTGAGAGGCATGATCTTGTGGGGAGGCCATCACTGTTGGAAAGGacgtctgtaatttttttgtttgctgtttttccTATAGAGGAAATCAAAATTTTCTGAGTAGTGAAGCGAGTTGCCAAATGAGaacctggttttgttttgtttaggaaGATTCTTACTGAACTAGAGTGTTTAAGTAGGTATTGCAGAGTCACCTAGGTGAATTCTCAAGCTGTGGATAATGAATCTGAAATCCAGCTAGATAAGGTCTCTGATCAAAGGTTATACCCATCTAGCTCATAGTATAGCCAAGGGCAGTATCCTTTAGTATCCTTTTGTGTATTTGAACTGCCACGTTAAGAACAAGTAGTGGAAGGCCACTTAGATGTTCACAGATGCTTGTGTTTGTTAAATTCAGTTGTGAATTTTGGAATGAGGGGCCAAAACACTGATATTCTTGGAAGACCATAACGAGAGTTCAGAAACTAGGTTCTTGTTCCAGCTTCCCCAAAGAGTTTATTTGATAATAAAATGATAGTAACAACAGTTAATTGCTTCATGCCAGTCACTTTTAAACATGGTCTAAAGTAATCTTTATAGCAGCCCTACTGGAATAAGGGTTATTCCTATTTTGCatttgaggagactgaggctcaaagagattaaGTTACATGCGAAAGGTTACACAGCTGCTAAGTGGCAGATGTAAGGCACCAAGATTGAAGGCAGTAAGATTTATCTGGCCACATGGTTAGTGCTTTTAACCATTAGGCAAGACCTCCTACTGTAGTCAGTTTTActttgtttccttgtctatacAGCAGAGGGTTTACTTACCACTTTAAAAGTCTTCAATTTTAGTTTATCTCGAACCTTTTATTTGAGGATTCTGGGatatttctctgtatttcttttgctattttataGTTTGTTAATAGAACAGAGCAAAGGCAAAGAATTGAACCTCAGTTGAGTCACTTGTTTGAAATTGGAGAATTTTCTGGGAATTTGACTTATCGTGTTGAATTGGAACCACTTGCTTGCATAAGCATTTTGAGGGTTGGATGTATCATTTTGGAAGCTCTGGAATTTATTACCTGGATCACACCTTAGAAGTTGTTTACTTCTGAATGTGTCCAGTCCTGCCAGAAGAAAATATGAACCCCCGAACACCTAGATAAGTTTTTGGTTTGTAGCCAATTTCAGGACCTTTCTTTATTGTGACTTGACTGGAAGTTCATTTCTAGAGgaaacagatttttaattttcataaaatgtgaCTTGTTAATCGTAATGACGGTAGATATATCTCCTCTGGGTTAAATGATGCAGTGTTACCTTTGGAGAAGGGAGGACTTGCCTTCTGCtttattctaattaaaaaaaaaaacaagaccattTTAGGGTGTCTGACATCTACAATATTGCCATATTGAATTGTGAAAAAAGTGACCCTTTATCTCCCATTTAGCAGAGTCCAGGATAGAAATCAGTGTGGTGCAGTAAAAAGAGCATGGGCTTGGGAGCCAGCCAAACTTATGTTTGACTGCTTCCTGGCTGTGCCCTTGGGTAGGTCAActtatctgagcctcagtttcttcatgtacAAAATGGGGCTAATCTGACAATGTTTATgagaattatgtaaaataatgtttataaggTAATTAGTTCCCATATGGTTCAcagtaaatattgaataaatggtgacagttatttgttttatttataatattacctCATATAAACCAAAAGTTGGTCAGTGTGGTAGCTACTTGCTGTTTGGTGGTAGTCATTAGGCAGATTAATTTTTAGTAAATTCTGGAGCATCTGTTGGAGATGATAAACCCCtgccttaaatttaaaaattttttttgtgttaGGTCTACAGTAACTGTTGATGGTTATTCTCTTGATTATATCAGCATTAAGGTTTGAAGCAGGCCTGGGAAATTCTAACAGGAAGGTCTTAGGCTAATTTGCTTTAATATTGCATGTTGCTCATGAAATGATTGAAGTTAGAATTAAATTCAGTCAATGAACTACTAAATGTAGTTTTATGCTGTTACTGCTCTTTGGTGATGGATTTTGTGACTGCTACTAAAATGTTCATGAGTAGTCAAGGGCCAGATACCAGATGTAGCGATGGTAGTGATGTTCCTTTGGCATAAGGGGCGTATCTTAAATCACTCTGTATGCAGTATTGCTAAGTGCTCTGATAGAGCAGGGTGCTTAAGTATAAGATgcctgttttctatgtctcttcgTGTCTGCACATTTAATAACTTATTATCTTGGCCATATatttttgggttgttttcttgGTATGTGAAGTGAATGTAAAGGAACCTTTCATCTCTAGAGACCATATATCTTATAATTTATAATCCTGTTGAAATGTGGGTTCACACTCTGACTATGTTAAAGCCATTCGAATGTAAAATGGTTGCTCtagaatttttatctttattttctagcAGTTAAGGCAATTAACTCTTAACAGTATATCCAAGAATTCAGCAGAAGCTATCACTGTGTGATGGGGTTATGGATAATCTATGGCTTTAAATTCAGGCTGAATATAAATAGACCATTTTCCTTACATAATGAGTAGATTTACACTTGAATTTGTCACTGGAAATGCTGAGCTGCAAAGTTATTTTGATCGTAGCACAAATGGTATAAAAGCCACAATCAGTTGAAAGTGAAAGAGGTTGttaaaaatctttgtctttttccagaTGGTTGATCTTTCTTGGATCACATGCAAAGAATCTTTAGGtctgtgaagaaaataatttcctttgaTACTTATACAGATATCTCTATCTCAACTGCCAGCTAGCAATGAGTACACCTCTTTGaatgttatttgaaaaaaagGGGAGAGCTTACACAGTTGGTACGTTTTTGGTTCTTATGAATTTAAGAGATACTTAGAACTTTGGCTTTAGCATTTGTTAGTAGGATCAGTTATTCACTTGGAGGTTTGGAGAAGAATCCGAGTTTTGTCTCTGACCTTACCAACAGTTGTCACAAAAGGCTCCTTTTATGATGTGTCAGCACACATCAC includes these proteins:
- the TUG1 gene encoding taurine up-regulated 1, which encodes MLMKCIWQELVPAFKARIEDSGERTTRPGVARRSQLPLSLPTELEPNNRSALLEPCAAAASASAAAAAAKPAARAPLWMRCAHNPGRLAHSPTPQAPEASAAHSANHRAAPPPAPALMRSLLIELEEALARPPPLPGLVGRRSGRAVDRAIGWRLFLLLWHPALGAQARPPRRAPGGRWRSRRVFLLVRRTRAAAYAFAIRRGVVRVVGGGGQLLRPAPGEAAGFGAAGEAGVAGAGLEAWRHPSGPARTQLGGQEGAGGWLVVGFLLCLFLLMPP
- the LOC101276149 gene encoding 40S ribosomal protein S27-like; protein product: MPLTKDLLHPSPEKRKHKTKHLVQSLNSYFMDVKCPGCYKITTIFSHAQTVVLCVGDSTVLCQPTGGKARLTEECSFRRKRH